The following nucleotide sequence is from Anaerococcus sp. Marseille-Q7828.
CAAGCAAGCCCAAAAAGAAGGTTCAGAAGTTGGAGATATAGCGGCAGGTCTTTGCTATTCTGTAATCAAAAATGCTATTCAAAAAGTAATCAAGGTTCGTGATCCAAAGTCCCTTGGCGAAAATATAGTAGTCCAAGGGGGAACTTTCTACGGAGATGCTATACTTAGAGCCTTTGAAAAAATCACGGGCAGAAAAACCACAAGACCAGAGATAGCTGGACTTATGGGTGCTATGGGTATGGCCCTTATCAGCAAAGACAAGTCTACTGGCCAATCTTCATTGGCAGACATAGATGAACTTGAAAACTTCACTTATAAGCAAAAAAGTGCCCGCTGTGGTCTATGCACCAACAATTGCTCTCTAATCATTAACGTATTTCCTGACGGTTCTAGATATGTGACAGGAAATAGATGTGAAAGAGGTGCTGGTGTCAAAAAAGAAGAGACCATGGCTGATTTGAATATGTACAAATTCAAAAACGAACTTCTTTTCGATAGAAAGACTTTGGGAGATGCGGCTCGCATGGGTAGAGTTGGCATGCCTAGGGTTCTCAATATCTACGAAGATTACCCATTCTGGCACAAGTTTTTCACCTCTCTTGGCTTTGATGTAGTTCTATCTGGCAAGAGTGACAGGCAAATGTATGAGAAAGGAATTTCCTCAATCTCATCTGAAACAGCTTGCTATCCAGCCAAACTTGCCCACGGCCATATAGAAGATTTGGCAGCTCGTGATGACTTGGATTTGATATTTTACCCTGCAGTTTTCTATGAATACAAGCAATTTGACAAGGCCCAAAACCACATGAACTGCCCAGTTGTTTCTGGTTATCCTGACCTTATCAAAAACAACGTAGAAAGCCTAGAGGGTAAAAATTATATGAATCCTTACCTATCTCTAGAGAGCGAAAAAATTATCAGAGATAGATTAATAGAAGAATTTGAGGGCTACAGCCACAATGGCAATGTTCTTAAAAAGAAAGAGATTAAAAATGCAGTAGCAGCTGCTTGGCAAGAACTCCAAGACTACCACGATCAAATAAGGATTCGTGGTAAGGAAATAATTGACTATGTAAATGCTAACAAGCTAAATGCCATAGTCCTTGCTGGCCGTCCTTACCATATTGACCCAGAAGTCAACCACGGCATACCAGAACTTATAGAGGGAATGAAGATCCCAGTAATTTCTGAAGACGCAGTTGCCTACAACATCAAAGATATAGATGCCCAGGTTCGTGTACTAGACCAATGGTCCTACCATGCAAGACTTTATAGGGCTGCAGAATATGTAGCGGACAATCCAAATCTTCAACTAATCCAACTAAATTCCTTTGGTTGTGGTCTAGATGCTGTTACAACCGACCAAGTTCAAGATTTATTAGAAGCTCACGGCAAAATCTATACACTACTAAAGATAGACGAAGTATCAAACCTTGGTGCCATCAAAATCAGAATAAGATCCCTTCTCCAAGCCTTAAACCAAAAGAAAATGGAAGGTATTGAGTTTAAGACAGACCTAGATAGATTGGATTATTCTACACCAGAATTTACCAAGAAGATGGTTGAGGAAGGTTACACAATCCTTGCCCCACAAATGGCCAGGGAACACTTTAGAATCCTAGGCCCAGTCTTCCACCATTATGGTATTAATATAGAATTTTTAGACCATGTAAATGATAAGGTCCTAGACCAAGGGCTAAAATACGTAAATAACGACTCCTGCTATCCATCAATTACAGTAGTTGGTCAATTTATGGAAGCTGTCAACTCTGGTAGGTACGATACCGATAAGCTTGCAATAGTGATGACCCAAACAGGGGGAGCTTGCAGGGCAAGTAACTACGTTGGCTACATCAGAAAGGGTCTTCGAGATGCAGGATATCCAGATATTCCAGTAATTGCAATATCAGCCCAAGGAATCGAAACTAACTCTGGTTTTGACCTTAGAAAACCATCTGCTATACCATTTTTCAAGAGAGGCTTTAGGGCGATAATCTTTGGGGACTTGATAAATAGAGTCGCAAACGCAACTAGACCTTATGAAGTGGAAAAGGGAGCAACAGATAAGCTCAAAGAAGACTGGATTAGTCGTCTTGAAGTACTTGCTCCAACAATGACAGATAGAGAATATAAGGCTACCGTAAAAGAAATAGTAGAAGATTTTGATAATATTCCAGTGAAAGATATCAAAATTCCAAAGGCAGGAATCGTAGGAGAAATCCTTGTAAAATTCTTGCCAGAAGCTAATAATAACCTACAAAAGGTCCTAGAAGCTGAGGGGGCTGAGGTAATCCTACCAGATCTTACAGACTTCTTTATGTATTGTATGAAAAACTCAGAACTTAAGGCAGATATTTATAAAAAGTCCAAAAT
It contains:
- a CDS encoding 2-hydroxyacyl-CoA dehydratase codes for the protein MNLHMGLDVGSTTVKIVITDENFNTLYQVYRRHKSDVKETVRAVLNEAFEEFKDDYITINVTGSGGMFLEKYMGINFVQEVIAETAAIRKFIPETDVVIELGGEDSKITYLSGSVEQRMNSICAGGTGAFIDQMAALLDTDASGLNDLSQNYKKIYPIASRCGVFAKTDIQALMNQGASREDIAISVFQSVVNQTISNLACGRPIKGNVTFLGGPLHFLPALRDRFVETLGEDGNTFTTPEDAQLYVAKGAAILSAENEEYIAYKDLIKELKKELPEDMEMTKKLEPLFTSEKEYEDFVANHKTDQVIYDDIKTYEGPIYVGIDAGSTTSKMVWITEDAHIIHEDYRMNLGRPLEVVISMLKDAYAKKNPKAYIASSGICGYGEDFIKNALHVDNGEVETIAHYSAAKFFNPHVDFILDIGGQDMKAMHIREGIIDSIQLNEACSSGCGSFLSTFSASVGMSVEEFQQKALFAKEPADLGSRCTVFMNSKVKQAQKEGSEVGDIAAGLCYSVIKNAIQKVIKVRDPKSLGENIVVQGGTFYGDAILRAFEKITGRKTTRPEIAGLMGAMGMALISKDKSTGQSSLADIDELENFTYKQKSARCGLCTNNCSLIINVFPDGSRYVTGNRCERGAGVKKEETMADLNMYKFKNELLFDRKTLGDAARMGRVGMPRVLNIYEDYPFWHKFFTSLGFDVVLSGKSDRQMYEKGISSISSETACYPAKLAHGHIEDLAARDDLDLIFYPAVFYEYKQFDKAQNHMNCPVVSGYPDLIKNNVESLEGKNYMNPYLSLESEKIIRDRLIEEFEGYSHNGNVLKKKEIKNAVAAAWQELQDYHDQIRIRGKEIIDYVNANKLNAIVLAGRPYHIDPEVNHGIPELIEGMKIPVISEDAVAYNIKDIDAQVRVLDQWSYHARLYRAAEYVADNPNLQLIQLNSFGCGLDAVTTDQVQDLLEAHGKIYTLLKIDEVSNLGAIKIRIRSLLQALNQKKMEGIEFKTDLDRLDYSTPEFTKKMVEEGYTILAPQMAREHFRILGPVFHHYGINIEFLDHVNDKVLDQGLKYVNNDSCYPSITVVGQFMEAVNSGRYDTDKLAIVMTQTGGACRASNYVGYIRKGLRDAGYPDIPVIAISAQGIETNSGFDLRKPSAIPFFKRGFRAIIFGDLINRVANATRPYEVEKGATDKLKEDWISRLEVLAPTMTDREYKATVKEIVEDFDNIPVKDIKIPKAGIVGEILVKFLPEANNNLQKVLEAEGAEVILPDLTDFFMYCMKNSELKADIYKKSKISAGIGKIGISIVESYRKPVRQALRESKRFNEPEYIDQIVEYASDVTSLGNQAGEGWLLAGEMVELIHAGAPNIVCIQPFGCLPNHITGKGVMKKIREEYPEANIVAIDYDPGASEVNQINRVKLMMSQARDNLKQKEMANNN